One part of the Candidatus Cloacimonadaceae bacterium genome encodes these proteins:
- a CDS encoding caspase family protein, whose protein sequence is MKKLLLVWMAVSLALVSLGAQKALVIGNAGYSDKPLKHPVVDAQLIDTTLVRIGFQVTRNTNLNAAAFKTAIAKYAKTVGADDLALFYFSGQAVQLDGATYLLPVGTTFKDATAVKSGAIELSGLITQINKGVATLVFIDAARANPNVAFTLAKQGLAAPGKMPDKLFLMFSAAPDSLILEGRGTHGNFALQLSRVLILQERDLEEIGNLISSGVKVITAAKQNPRVYNSIAGELIINPSPENGARFYFRSFHKMEVDGGGSYSF, encoded by the coding sequence ATGAAAAAACTATTGCTCGTATGGATGGCGGTCAGCCTCGCGCTGGTCTCCCTCGGAGCACAAAAAGCCTTGGTGATCGGCAATGCCGGATACTCGGATAAGCCGCTCAAACACCCTGTCGTAGATGCGCAATTGATCGACACGACACTGGTTCGGATTGGTTTTCAGGTGACCAGAAACACCAATCTCAATGCCGCGGCTTTCAAAACCGCTATCGCCAAATATGCCAAAACGGTCGGTGCCGATGATCTCGCCCTCTTCTATTTCAGCGGACAGGCGGTGCAGCTTGACGGAGCCACTTATCTGTTGCCGGTGGGAACGACCTTCAAGGATGCCACGGCAGTCAAAAGCGGCGCCATTGAACTCTCCGGGCTGATCACACAGATCAACAAAGGAGTGGCGACCCTGGTCTTCATCGATGCGGCGAGGGCAAACCCAAATGTCGCTTTCACGCTTGCCAAACAAGGTCTCGCAGCACCGGGAAAAATGCCGGACAAGCTGTTTTTGATGTTCAGCGCCGCACCGGATAGCCTCATTCTCGAAGGCAGGGGAACGCATGGAAACTTTGCTCTTCAACTGAGCCGGGTACTTATTCTGCAAGAGCGCGACCTCGAAGAGATCGGCAATTTGATCTCCAGCGGCGTCAAAGTCATCACCGCCGCAAAGCAGAACCCAAGAGTCTATAACAGCATCGCGGGGGAGCTGATCATCAATCCCTCTCCTGAAAACGGCGCGCGTTTCTATTTCCGCAGCTTTCATAAGATGGAAGTTGACGGAGGGGGGAGCTACTCCTTCTGA
- the nuoE gene encoding NADH-quinone oxidoreductase subunit NuoE — MQNEDRKLDAVLTAYKGRKGILIPLLQEVQNLEGYLSRDTMKYVSDFMDIPAAEIYGVATFYSMFRLKPQGKHIIRVCKGTACHVSDADSIKYALIENLKLADGEETTADMNFTLMEVACLGCCSLAPVIMIDDQTFGKLTPEAIPAILQRFSF; from the coding sequence ATGCAGAACGAAGACCGCAAGCTGGATGCCGTGCTCACTGCCTACAAGGGCAGAAAGGGCATCTTGATTCCACTGTTGCAGGAAGTTCAGAACCTGGAAGGATACCTCTCGCGTGATACGATGAAGTATGTTTCCGACTTTATGGACATCCCCGCCGCCGAGATCTATGGCGTCGCCACTTTCTATTCGATGTTTCGTCTCAAACCCCAGGGAAAACACATCATCCGCGTCTGCAAGGGCACTGCCTGCCACGTTTCGGACGCCGATAGCATCAAGTATGCGCTGATCGAAAATCTCAAGCTCGCCGATGGTGAAGAGACGACCGCGGATATGAATTTCACCCTCATGGAAGTAGCCTGTTTGGGCTGTTGCAGCCTGGCACCGGTGATTATGATCGACGATCAGACCTTTGGCAAGCTCACCCCGGAAGCGATCCCCGCAATCCTGCAACGTTTCAGTTTTTAG
- a CDS encoding NADH-quinone oxidoreductase subunit NuoF — protein sequence MENINVKVGLASCGLAAGAEEVYRKIEELVLHNVLPVKLHKTACIGMCFEEPIVELSGSTVGKVTLGQVTADNIETLLNEYLAGKLPAQNVILADKHPASRNELLANQHRIVLQNCGVIDPQAIEEYEETGGYKALKQALSMSAAAIITEVKDSGLRGRGGAGFSTGLKWSFAASAKSNKKYVICNADEGDPGAFMDRSVLEGDPHKVIEGMIIGAFAMGADEGYIYCRAEYPLAIHHLRIAIEAAEKKGYLGKDIMGTDFCFELHIKEGAGAFVCGEETALMQSIEGKRGMPTIRPPFPAESGLWGKPTNINNVETWANITWIILNGAKAFKALGTDKSSGTKVFALAGKIAGSGLIEVPMGISIRDIIYKVGGGMKTEKPFKAVQLGGPSGGCIPAELLDTIVDYDSITATGAIMGSGGMVVMDSGTCMVDVARYFLNFTQNESCGKCTFCRIGTRRMLEILTRITQGKGLPEDIKKLEELAANIIKGSLCGLGQTAPNPVLTTLRYFKHEYIAHIEEKRCPSGVCTSLLKYEVIAEKCVGCTACARKCPVNCISGTVKKPHLINQAACIKCGACFKTCKFNAITKA from the coding sequence ATGGAGAATATCAACGTCAAAGTGGGGCTCGCCAGTTGCGGACTCGCCGCCGGAGCGGAGGAAGTCTATCGGAAAATTGAAGAGTTAGTCCTCCACAATGTCCTGCCCGTGAAATTGCACAAGACCGCCTGCATCGGCATGTGTTTCGAAGAACCGATCGTGGAACTGAGCGGATCCACGGTAGGAAAGGTTACCCTTGGTCAGGTCACTGCCGATAATATCGAAACGCTTTTAAATGAATATCTGGCAGGCAAGCTCCCCGCCCAAAACGTCATCCTTGCGGACAAGCATCCTGCCTCGCGCAACGAGCTACTCGCCAACCAGCATCGCATCGTGTTGCAAAATTGTGGTGTGATCGATCCTCAAGCAATCGAAGAATATGAAGAGACCGGCGGGTACAAAGCGCTGAAGCAAGCTCTCTCGATGAGCGCAGCCGCCATCATCACCGAAGTGAAGGATTCAGGCTTGCGTGGACGCGGCGGAGCGGGATTTTCCACGGGCTTGAAATGGAGCTTTGCGGCTTCCGCCAAAAGCAACAAGAAATATGTGATCTGCAACGCGGACGAAGGCGATCCGGGTGCTTTCATGGATCGCAGCGTACTCGAGGGAGATCCGCACAAAGTGATCGAAGGCATGATCATCGGCGCCTTCGCCATGGGCGCGGATGAAGGCTACATCTATTGCCGTGCCGAATACCCCCTGGCTATCCACCATTTAAGGATCGCTATCGAAGCCGCCGAGAAAAAAGGCTATCTGGGCAAAGACATCATGGGCACGGATTTCTGTTTCGAACTGCATATCAAGGAAGGCGCCGGAGCTTTTGTCTGCGGCGAGGAAACCGCTTTGATGCAATCCATCGAAGGCAAACGCGGCATGCCCACAATCCGCCCTCCCTTTCCTGCGGAATCTGGTCTTTGGGGCAAACCTACCAATATCAACAATGTGGAGACCTGGGCAAATATCACCTGGATCATCCTCAACGGCGCCAAGGCTTTCAAAGCTTTGGGAACGGATAAGTCCTCCGGCACCAAGGTCTTCGCTCTGGCTGGAAAAATCGCCGGCAGTGGATTGATCGAAGTTCCCATGGGCATCAGCATCCGCGACATCATCTATAAGGTGGGTGGCGGCATGAAAACCGAAAAGCCTTTCAAAGCGGTTCAATTGGGTGGTCCCTCCGGGGGCTGCATTCCCGCGGAACTGCTTGATACGATAGTGGATTATGATTCCATCACCGCCACCGGAGCGATCATGGGTTCCGGAGGCATGGTGGTCATGGATAGCGGCACCTGCATGGTCGATGTGGCACGCTATTTCCTCAATTTCACTCAAAACGAATCCTGTGGCAAATGCACTTTCTGCCGCATCGGAACCCGCCGCATGCTGGAAATACTCACCCGCATCACACAGGGCAAGGGATTGCCGGAGGACATTAAAAAGCTCGAGGAGCTTGCCGCCAATATCATCAAAGGCTCGCTTTGCGGGCTTGGACAGACGGCTCCCAACCCGGTGCTCACCACTTTGCGTTATTTCAAACACGAATATATCGCCCACATCGAGGAAAAGCGCTGCCCCTCAGGCGTTTGCACATCCCTGCTCAAGTATGAAGTCATCGCCGAAAAGTGCGTTGGGTGCACAGCCTGCGCACGCAAGTGTCCGGTAAACTGCATATCCGGCACGGTCAAAAAGCCGCATCTCATCAATCAGGCAGCCTGCATCAAATGCGGCGCCTGCTTCAAAACCTGCAAGTTCAATGCCATCACCAAGGCTTAG